The Budorcas taxicolor isolate Tak-1 chromosome 2, Takin1.1, whole genome shotgun sequence nucleotide sequence CATCAGGGACACCGGATGAAGcggcagagaggggaagggaatgCAGTGAGCCAGGTCCTCACCGGGGATCGAGTACACTGACTCCACGGGCAGCAGGAAAGGCTTCTCCAGGTCCCGGGTGGGCACTGGGATGTATGTGTCCACAGCATCCAGTAGCTTCTGCACGGACTTCAGGCCTAGCTCGGGGTCACGTTGCTATGAGCGGGAAGTGACAGGACCCTGAAACTTCCATTCTGCTCTTCTTACTTGCCCAGAGCCAGGCCCTGGACTCAGAGCAGAGCTCTGGGTGCCcatccagccccctccccagcctgacCCCGCCTTCACCTCAAGGGCACAGAGGGCAGAACCGACAATGACTGGAGTCTCCTCCCCTTTGTAGCCAAACTCAGTCAGCAGTTCCCTGATCTCCAGCTCCACCAGCTCCACCATCTCAGAGTCCTGCACAGCGTCCGCCTTATTCACATACACCACCACATGCTCGACACCAATCTGCAGGTGAAAAAGACACACAGACGGTGTCCTGAATGGCCCAACACCTGCCCGCCCCCCCCTTCCACCCCTTCCCAGGCTCTTGAGTACCTGTCTGGCTAGCAGTAAGTGTTCTCGGGTCTGGGGCATGGGGCCATCATTGGCTGCCACCACCAGGATGCAGCCGTCGAGGGGGGCAGTGCCTGTGATCATATTctggggagaaagaggagaggaagtaGTGCaattccatgacctcctccaCTCCCCAGCCACCTAGCCAAGCACAGACACTTCTTTACCACCTGCTGTGACTGGCCAGGCCCACAGATCCAGGATCTCCAACCCATACATCTCAAATATCTTAACCTCCTCCCCACAATCCTAACGTTTTTCCTGAGGGGGGCAGTTCCCAAGCCCTGTCCCCAGCGGCTCTCACCTTAACGTAATCTGCATGACCAGGGCAGTCAGTGTGGGCATAGTGGCGGGCGGCTGTGCTATACTCCACATGAGCCGCATTGATTGTGATACCTCGGGCTCGCTCCTCTGGGGCGTTGTCAATCTCTTCGTACTTCTTAAACTTGGCCCCACCTCCCTCTGCTAAAACTAAGGGAAGGAACACACTTTTCAGCAAGGCCCTTTCCACTTTAGAAAAGGACAGTCTAGGAAAAGCAACCTTCCAAGATACCCTCCTTCAACTCCTGGGACTAGTAActccaaatcagaaagaaaggttaTAGAGCCTCAAGGGCTAGCCCTGTGACTTCTCTAGGCCAACAGTTCTGCTTATAGGGCACCTtcccagggctggagggaggccACTGGGGGGGTCCCCCAACTTATGCATCAAAAACTTCGTGTTCACGGGAAATCTGTCTTCTGCATCCTGCAGTGTACTGTCCGCCCAATTTCTGGCGCCTTGTGccctggtaagtcacttcagtcgtgtccgactctgtgcgaccctatggactgtagcctgctaaaactaagggaaggaagggaacacACTTTTCAGCAAGGCCCTTTCCACTTTAGAAAAGGACAGTCTAtggacaggctcttctgtccatgagattctccaggcaagaatactggagtagattgccattcctttctccaggggatctccccaaccccagggatcgaaccggcctCTCTTGCGCCTAACTTGCATTGGCGAGcgagttttttaccactagcgccacctgggaagccacctggcGCCTTGGGGCAGCACCAAACACCTAGGGAGTTCCTCCGCGGGCCCCGCCCCCTTGGCTCCAAGGCCCACCTGCAGAGCAGGCGTTGCTGGAAGCCCCCCAACCCAACCCCACTTACTTTTCGTGATGGCCGCGGTCAGGGTGGTCTTGCCATGGTCTACATGGCCGATGGTACCCACGTTCACATGGGGCTTGTCACGCACATAGGTCTTCTTGGCCTCCACAGCCAGGCCACGGCACAAGATGGGCAATGCCGGGGCCTTCAGCTGCCGCAGAAGACCCTGCAATAGTGGTGCTGGGCCGGCGCCGAGACCTGCCGGGGCAGATGCCTGGAGTCACGGCGCAGGTCTGAGCCCGGCCGCTCCCGACGACCCCCATGTGAACCCGGGGCGCCgtggccctccccgccccctcaccgCTGAAAAGGGGCGTCGCGCGCAGCAGGGTGGCGGCCGCCATTGTGGTCGTACTGGCGCCGTAGAGAGTACCGGGCACGGGGGCCGGCGCGTGCAGCGGGGAAAGGGCAATTGCGGATGGAAGTCGCTTCCGGCGGAAGTTAGGACCGAGAGGGCAAGTCTGGGCCCCTCTAGCCTCCAATCTCTATGGCCCTGTGAACTTCCGGGCGCGCGACAGAACCCGTCCAGGAAAGTGCTGATGGTGGTAAGGTGGGGAAGCTTTCCACGGCGCCCTCCAACCTCGCGGGCTCAGGAGCCACGCAGTTCTCTCTGGCGGCGCCGGGAGGCGATGTGGAGCATCTCATAGCGCGCCTACGGCCTGGAGGCTCATGGGCGTTGTAGTTCCCAGGGCCGTGAGCTGTACGGGCACGTATCGTGGCAGGGCGAGGCCAGGTCCGGAGGGACGGTCCAGGCCTTCTTGAAGCAGAGGCAGCGGCCCCGGCGTGGATGACTCCGGAACGTCTTGGCCCCGAACCACTTGGAGTCCAGTCGGACTCGCCGCGCGGGTCTGACGACAGATCTGGCGGCCTTGTGTCGCAGCTGGAGGTAGGACCAGCCGCTGCGGCCAGGCTGAGGGAAGACTCCCGGGAACCTGTTGGGGGTGGGTCTCTAGTGTGACCCACCTCTCTTTTAAGcctttgttttcttatctgtgaagtgGGAATAGTATCTACTTCACAGGAAGATCCTGGCATCTAGCTCTGAGAGGAAATGAGCTGGGCAAGAGGCAGAAAAGGGGTCCAAAAGCCTCCGGGTCCTACAGTCTTTGAGACCCTCCCCTGGCTCAAATGCCCTCCCCGCTGGCTCACAGCCTGCGGGGACAGTTTCCTGTCCACCCCTGTCGCCCCTCAGCAGGCCAGAGAGTAATTCTCTGGATCGTCGGTCAACCCACCCGGTTTTACAGATGACCAGGTGAGAGACCAACTTCTTGCGCCTTTAAGGGCAGCCTGAGTCTGTCTTGTTCCCGCTGTGTCCCTGGCACCTACCACAGGGCGGGGCACTCAGTGCGTGCTCAATTAATGtctgttgactgaatgaatgagtgcaaGGATAGTAAATGACCTTTAACTttcacatccatcatctcatcaCCGTGGGATGATAACAACAGCTGCTTAACCTTGATTAATGTTTCCGAAACTCATCAGCTCCTAAGACTCAGCTGATGGTGTCTGTTTCAAATAGATTCCTTAATTCCTCCCTTGGAGATTATGATTCAGTAGTGTCTGGGTACAGACAAGAaaaccatatttatttttaatactcttcTTAAACTCATAGTAGTTTGGGGGACTCAGAATTAGAGCTTTTCATGGTTCAGGCGTTGTGCTTCATGTTGCTTCACATTCAGTATCATATTCAATGTTATCCTGTGTGATAGGACCCCATTTTACTAGTGAGAAAACTGAGCATCACGGTAATTAAGGAACCCAACACAGCTAAACTCCAAAAAAGTGTGCACTTAGCCACTTCACTGAACTATAATTTAACTGTCATTTTACAATGAGAAACTTGCTAAGTCTTCTGTCTTCCTGGCCCTCTAAACCCATCAGCTTTGATGAGAAAGGGCTTGTACAATATGAAAGGGTTCTTCTTGTCCCCAACCTGAACCTCAGTCATtccacttctagaaatttatcctaaGACACTATCAGCCACTAACCAGGATATGAAATATTGGGGGCTGGTACTTAaattaatgctttcttttttagtgatgctatattcattttaatgtgtATTAGTTGGAAAGAAAGGCTGGCATTGTAAatgttgtatttaaaaaaatattgaatcaattaaaaaaaacaacacttggTAGATAAAATGGGTGATATGAATATACGGTAAATCTGGGGAGAGGTGTATGTGAATGACTGAAATTTGCAAAACACAGTGCTCAGAAAAGAGTCCAGAGGGAGAGAATTTTTGTAGAGCTTTTGCCTGTTGCACCCTATGTCACAGGAGTCTGGATTTGCAGATAACAGAATTACATGGGCGGGTTGGAAAACTGTGTCAAGGTGGTAGGCAGCCTACAGAATTGTGGAACGGGCTGGAGAAATGGATCCTAAGCCATAGGTCTGATCTGACCTGATAAGAAAACTGCTTCTACTGACACTGCCACCAGACACTAAATGCCAGGACTTAGACTTGTCTGCAACAGCTGCTGCTCATGGTCCTGAAACCGCTTCTACATCAAGAAAGTGACCTTTGGGacgtcctggtggtccagtggttaagaatctgacttccagtgcaggggacttgaGTTCAAGTCcagatggggaactaagatcctacatgctgcagggcaactgggcctatgtgccacaactgctgagccggTGGAGTGCTCTGGATCTGTAAGCCACAAcaaggatcccacgtgccacaactcagacccgacacagccataaatgaataaatattttaaaaagaaggaggagacagaCCACCTTctgactctgggagttgttggaTCAGGATGGGAAGCCTGGAATTACCATGCCCATCATGCTCCCATCCATGGTGAAGCCAAAAATCCAGAAGTGGGCAAAGAGGATCTTAGAAGCCTGGACTCTACATGGTGTGAGATGACAAGTGTCTTTATTGTTTAAGGCAGATGGTGTTAGAGTTGTCTGTTACTTAAAGCCAAATACACCCTAACAGATAAGTCTGCCTTACAGCACTTGGACGTATTTCTTGGTGTCACTTGTCTGAGGCTAAGTGACTTGAGTGGGGTGAGGACTGGGCTTCCTTTATCTCCATATACTGTGTGCCTGGCCATAGCAGGTCTCTGTGCATACTTGCACTTGAACTGTTCACGAGCCTTCCAAATCGAAGGGTGCTACCACTGTGATGCTATGAACCTAACATACCCCAAACAGGACACTTTGTTTCTCCCATACTCTCTTTACATATCTGAATAAATGGCACCACCTTTGTCCTTTTCCCCAAAACCTACATCTGTCCATTACCCAGTCCCACTGGTTCTCTCTCCAAAATAAATCTCAGTGTAAccgcttctctctctcccctgtcaACACTGGGGTTCAAACTGGGATCATCTCTTGCCTAAGTTACCTCATGATCTCTCCAGTGGGTCCTCCAGCTTCTGTCCTTACTCTCAATATCTGTCAAATCCATCTTCCACACAACCAGATCAGTCTTTAAAATGTGAATCAGAAATGAATCCTCCCTCAGTGACTCCTTAGTACACgtggaataaaatccaaactcctacttatttaaatgggtgaattgtatggcaggtaaattatatttcagtaacatatatatttttgtcagtaaacattaagaaaaaaaagtccgACATCCTCCCTGGGGCCTGTGGTCTGGCATGGGCATGATCTAGCCCCTGTCCACCTCTCTGATCCCCATTTGGTACTTTCCTCTCACTCTCTCCAGCCACACTGGGCATCCTTCTGTTCCACAAACACCCCAGGATTGCTTTtacctcagggtctttgcaaatgtgcTTCCAtctttctggaatgttcttccctgGAGCTTTCCCCACCGCTTGTTCCTTCTCGTCTTCCAACCTCACGTCACCTCTTCTGACACCCTCTTACCAGTGGTCCTCGTATTTTCTTGATAGCACCTAAATATCCAAAATTATCTTAGTAGTTTGCTTgtttgttgggttttgttttttgttatttttttctctcaccaGCTCATGATACtaagaacttttattttttattttaggaatAGTGTCTAACACTTAGGTCAAGAAACATTTGTTGAAGGAAGAATTTGTTGAATCATTTTAGTTGATCATTCAGTGAAGCATTGTGTTGGGCTTAAGTTTCTGTGTTTTCAGTGGAAAGCAAATTTTGTAttcacattcatttaaaaaatacaagcgAATCACTAGAACTTCTGAGGCCTCTGCTTTATAAAATGGGGGGAGTGAAGAGGTAAAACTTTAGGATCTGTAAGGATTTTTTTTGTAGCTGTAACTTCTAAAAGGAGGTGGGGTCTGCTGTAATTGAAATGGGTTCTGGGCTGACCTATAACTTAGTGGCAAATTGGGGACTAGGACTTAGAGCCTTGTCCTTGGTACCACTCAACAGACTTATTGGAAACTCAGGGGCATCTTTCACTCTTTTTAGGGGCTCACAAGTTACAGACACTTCTGTCACTCAGGATATTCCAGCCAGCCTGGCAGTGTCTCCTCAGAAATCCCTCTGGACATTCTCCTTGGAATTAATCCCACTGCACTGCCTTGGCTGGGTCAGCATCACCCCCCTCCTGGACCACTGCACCCATCTCCTCTCTATGTCCAGTCTCAACGCTCCCATACTGGCCCTGAATATCCTTCCAAACACAGAACTCCAATCGCACTCATGTCACTCAGATGTGACTGGAGACATTCCAGTTGGAAACACTCTGTGAAG carries:
- the TUFM gene encoding elongation factor Tu, mitochondrial; the protein is MAAATLLRATPLFSGLGAGPAPLLQGLLRQLKAPALPILCRGLAVEAKKTYVRDKPHVNVGTIGHVDHGKTTLTAAITKILAEGGGAKFKKYEEIDNAPEERARGITINAAHVEYSTAARHYAHTDCPGHADYVKNMITGTAPLDGCILVVAANDGPMPQTREHLLLARQIGVEHVVVYVNKADAVQDSEMVELVELEIRELLTEFGYKGEETPVIVGSALCALEQRDPELGLKSVQKLLDAVDTYIPVPTRDLEKPFLLPVESVYSIPGRGTVVTGTLERGILKKGDECEFLGHSKNIRTVVTGIEMFHKSLDRAEAGDNLGALVRGLKREDLRRGLVMAKPGSIQPHQKVEAQVYILSKEEGGRHKPFVSHFMPVMFSLTWDMACRIILPPGKELAMPGEDLKLALILRQPMILEKGQRFTLRDGNRTIGTGLVTDTPAMTEEDKNIKWS